GCTTGCTGTAAGCGCCTTTCCCCTGAATCGACAGCGTGGCTTCCTTCAATCCCCCGATGTCTGTGTAGTGCGCGTCAATGACCTCCGTCTTCCAGTTATGCCGCTCGGCGTACCGCATGTACATGCGCAATAACTGGGACGCAAACAGTGCCGCTTCGTCTCCACCTGCAGCACCGCGCACCTCCAGAAAGACGTTTTTGTCGTCGTTTGGGTCACGCGGCAAGAGCAGCCGTTGCAGTTCACTTTGCAAGCGCTCCTCTGCCTCGACCAACTCGTCGATCTCCGCCTTTACCAGCTCGCGCATCTCGTCGTCCAATTTCTCCTGCAGCATCTGTTTCGCTTCCTGAAGTTGCTGCGTGACTTGCTTATACTGCTTGTAGGCCTCCACCGTGTCCGCCAGTTCCGCCTGCTCCTTGGAATAGTCGCGGAGTTTCGCCGGGTCGCTGATCACGGCCGGATCGCACAACCACTCAGACAACTGGTTGTAGCGCGCCAGGGTGGATTCCAGTCGATCGAACATGTCGTACACCCCCTTATGAGGTTGTCGTACTGTCTCAGCACTTGGCCCTACGCAAAGAGCCTGGCATCCTCCGCCAGGCTCCTGCTTTTGCACCGCAGCGTCGGAATCGGCATCTGTTTCGCTCTGCTTCGGACACGCGGCCGCATCCTGAAACAACCTGCTTGGAACAGAACCGAGACCAGGCTACTCTGCTTGCTTCAGACCGTATTTCTTGTTAAAGCGATCGACACGACCGCCTGTATCCACAAACTTCTGCTTACCCGTGAAGAATGGGTGGCACTTGGAGCAAATTTCGACACGAAGATTTTCCTTTACGGAACCCGTCTCAAACGTCTCCCCGCAGGCACACGTGACGGTGGTTTTATGATAGTCCGGATGGATCGCAGCCTTCATTGGATTTCACCTCACTTCAAACAGATCATAAGACACTGCGCATTAGTATACCACGCGTCGATGAAAATGTCACGCCGGAATGCACACATCGTCCATTCACAGCCAGCGCTGTTGAAAATCTACCCAAATTCTCCAAAACAATCATAAGATTTTCTGCCCATCATTGAGTCATTTGGGACCTGCACGTAAGATGTCTACAGAAATACAGAAACCACTTCTTGGGGGAGGGCCCATCATCATGAAAAAAGTTTTCATCGTCACTTGTGTCAGTCTGAGTCTGATTGGATTTTGCACGCCCATCATGGCGAATGTCTTACCCAACAGCACGACAACCCTTGCTGCGACCGCCAATGCCGCACCGACCACAGCGCCGGTCACACCATCCGCCGATCCAGAATGGCCAGACTGGTTCGATGTCACAACAGCCCCAAGCGACCCCGCGTAAAACCTGTTTTTTACGTTTCGTCTCAACTTCATAGCTGAGTTTCGACTTGCGACTGTCTCACGGCGGCCCGTCTGGGCCATCCGTGGGGCGGCGCGAGGGTGTACGAGCCAACCTCCAGCCCAGGGCACTCTGCTTTCAAAATCTCAATGACTTGCGCCATTCCGAGCAGTTCTCCCTGCTGTGCGGGAATGCGCTCGAGGTAATACTCCGGGTCGATGTTCAAGTTGCGCATCTGTACCAGGCAGACGCCTGTTTCCCGGAGAAATTCAACCATGGCCTCCACTTCCTCCTCACGGTCGGTTACACCGGGAAACACGAGGTAGTTGATGGACGTGTAAACCCCGTGCAGACGAGCATACTTCAGGGAGTCCGCCACATCCTGCAAGGTATACCCGCGAGGCTTGTAGTAGGCGTTGTAATGCGCCTCCAGCGCACTGATCGTACTGACCCGCATTAAATCGAGCCCAGCGTCGACCATCGCCTGGATGCCTTTGGTCATGCCAGCATTCGTGTTGATGTTGATCAACCCATCGGACGTCGCTTCCCGAACCCTTCGAATGGCCTGTACGATGTGCGGCCACCGTGTGGCAGGCTCTCCCTCGCAACCTTGCCCAAAGCTGATGACGCCCTGGGGATTGTTGCGAATGTGCGTCAACATCACATCGACCATCTCATCGACAGACGGGGTGAACTGCAGACGAGTCTGCGGGGACGGGAACGGCGCGTCTTCCGGCTGTTCTGAAATACACCCCACACACCCTGCGTTGCACGTCGAGGACACCGGCAAGGCTCCTTCAAAACGCCCAAGAAACGTATTCTTCGCCGTCAAGCAGCCGTATTCAAGCGCGCAGCCTGACAGGTGCTGAAACAGACGATTCTCCGGATGCGCCTCCAACATGTTCGTGACCGCGGCGCGAATCTCGTCGTCGCGCACCCGGGCCGGATTCCACGGCTCAGGATCGGCAGTGGCATGCGCCGCGACCACAAATCCTCCGTCGACCCATCCCACCGCCGTGTAGCCGAACAACGGCAATGTTACGGGTGGATCGGAGCGGCGTTTGACATACCCCGGCAACAGCAGCCGAGTAAAGCCCTGCGGCAACAGGGCGCCGACGGCATAGGCGTCTTCCCCAAGCGAAACCATCTCGCCCGTATCCGGGTCGACACCGATGGCACGGGTCCCCGGCAGCCATGCCAAAGTGGCGCCCTCGGGAAGCGGAATCCATTCTGCCGCTTCCACTTCCGTCAGCCACGCACCCGTGCGCGCCGCCGGGAACAAGCGGTCGTGATTCATGACCTGACCGCGCGCATCGGCATACAGCAATCGAGGATAAGGTTGTCCGAAAGGGGGCGTCTTGCGAGCGGCCCGTTTCTGACCCTTCCTTTGTTGTTTCATGTTCAAGCCTTCCGTTCTTTGGATTCCTTGTGAAGTTCCAAACTGGCGAGGAATTCTTCATTCGTCTTATAGTGTTTGAATTTGCGGATAAACAATTCCGTGAAGTCCTGGTTATCCCCCATGGACTTGCGAATCGCCCAGACCTTCTCAAGCTCATCCTTCTTCATGAGCGCTTCCTCACGCCGCGTTCCCGACCGGCGGATGTCGATGGACGGGAACACACGCTTCTCGGCCAACCGCCGATCGAGGTGCAATTCCAGGTTGCCTGTCCCCTTGAACTCTTCGTAGATCACGTCGTCCATACGCGAACCGGTGTCGATGAGTGCGGTGGCCAGGATGGTCAGGCTGCCGCCTTCCTCGACGTTGCGCGCGGCACCGAAAAAGCGTTTCGGGCGGTGGAATGCTGCCGGATCGATACCCCCTGACAGCGTCCTCCCACTGGGCGGTACGACGAGGTTGTAGGCCCGCGCCAAGCGGGTGATGCTGTCCAGCAAAATCACCACGTCACGCTTGTGCTCCACCAAGCGGAGCGCTCGTTCGAGGACGAGTTCGGCGACCTTGATGTGGTTTTCCGGCACTTCGTCAAACGTGGACGCAATGACTTCACCGCGGACCGAACGCTGCATGTCGGTGACTTCTTCCGGACGTTCGTCAATGAGCAGCACAAACAAGTCAGCTTCCGGGTAGTTGGTTGCCACGCTGTGCGCAATTTCCTTCAGCAGCATGGTCTTGCCAGCTTTCGGAGGCGCAACGAGCAGACCGCGCTGACCAAAACCAACGGGCGCAAACAAGTCCATAATGCGCGTGGCGATTCTCTCCGGGGTTGTCTCGAGCACCATCCGCTTGTCCGGGAACAACGGGGTCAGCGCCGGGAAGTGCAATCGTTCGGCCGCCACTTCGGGACTGACACCATTGACGGCCTCAACGTGCAGCAGGCCAAAGTAGCGCTCATTTTCCTTTGGCGCACGAACCTTGCCGGATACAAGGTCCCCTGTCCGAAGGTCAAATCGCCGGATTTGCGACGCTGCCACGTAGATGTCCTCTGCACTCGGCAGGTACCCTACGGGACGAAGAAATCCGTACCCTTCGTTCATGGTCTCCAGAACGCCTTCGGCGAACATGAGTCCGTCTTTTTCCGCCTGCGCCTTGAGAATCGCGAAGATTAACTCTCTTTTTTTCATGTTTCCGTAGTACGGAATCTGGAACTCTTTCGCATATTTATAGAGGTCCGTCAACCGCATTGCTTCTAAATCACGAATGTCCAAATACGCGTCCCTCACATTCTCGGGTACGACAGCGATTTCACCTGCCGTACCCCGTATTTACATGTTTGCCCGTTCCAAACCTATTCTATGCCGGATGTTTCTGATTGGCCCAGATTCATATAGATGATTGAGGGGTACTGTCTAACATATTCGGATTAGAGAATGGATTTGCGGGACAAATCATGTGTGGCTTCTATCAGTCGAACGGTCCCTGTTTTGGCGCGCATGACGATGGAGTGTGTCGTGCCGCGCGACTTGCTGAGAAATCGCACGCCTCGCAGAAGTTCGCCGTCCGTTACACCCGTCGCTGCAAAAATGGCATCGTCACCTTTGACGAGGTCATCCATGTGGAGAACTTTGTTGACATCCCGGATACCCATGGCCAGGCACCGTTCTCGTTGTGCGTCGTCTTCCGGGACGAGGCGGGCTTGCAGTTCTCCGCCAAGGCACTTCAGAGCCGCAGCGGCCAGAACGCCTTCCGGTGCGCCGCCTGTACCGAACAGAATGTCAACACCTGTGCCCGGAAATGCCGTGTTCAACGCCGCGGCGACGTCTCCGTCGCTGATCAGCTTGATGCGCGCGCCCGCAGCCCGCACCTGTTCAATGATGTGCGCGTGGCGTGGGCGGTCGAGAATCACAGCCACCACGTCGGATACGTCTTTGTCCAGTGCTTTAGCGACTGCTTGTAAATTATCAACGATCGGCGCGTCCAAGTCAACTGCCCCCCGTGCCTCAGGGCCAACCGCGATCTTCTCCATATACATGTCCGGCGCATGCAGCAGCGACCCAGCAGGCGCTACGGCGACGACGGCCATGGCGTTCCACAAGCCCTTGGCGAGAATGTTGGTGCCCTCCAGCGGATCAACCGCCACATCGACCTGCGGCGCGTGCCCAGTTCCCAATTTCTCACCAATGTAGAGCATCGGCGCCTCGTCCATCTCACCTTCGCCAATCACCACGGTTCCATCCATCTGCACCGTGTCGAACATCCGGCGCATCGCGGTGGTTGCAGCTTCATCCGCCTCCACCTTTTGCCCGCGCCCCATCCAACGCGCGCAACTCAACGCTGCCGCCTCCGTTACGCGCACAATTTCTAATGCCAGTTCCCTGTCCATTCCCGTCACTCCTCGGCAGTCGGGCCGCGTCTGTCGCTGTCCCGGCGGCGCCGTCCAGCCTGTTTGGTATGTCACAATCAAAAATAGTATAACACCGATGGAGGCTGGCAGCATCCAGGCCGCATCCTTCCGCCGACCGTGGTATGATCACGATGACGGCGGGCCCCGTCCCAATCACAGCACGCCCTGATGAATGGCGCCCGCCACATCCCATGCGCAAGGAGCGAACCGACGTGCCCGATACCACACCACGCCTCAGCGCCCTCCTGAATCCGGCGGTAAGAAGCATCCAAATCTCCGGAATCAGGCGCTTGTTCAACCTGCTGCCGCAATACCCCGGGTCCATATCCCTGACCATCGGTCAGCCGGACTTTCCCACACCGCAGCATGTCAAGGAAGCCGCCAAGCGCGCGATTGACAACGACGCCACGACCTACACCCACAACGCGGGTACGCTTGCGCTGCGACAGGCGGCGTGCGCGTTCATCGAGCACAAGTACGGACTGACATACCGGGCCGAGGACGAGGTCATCACGACCAACGGCGTCAGCGAGGCGATTGACATCGCGCTGCGCACCCTGCTCGAACCCGGGTGTGAGGTGGTGCTGCCTGGCCCTGTGTACCCTGCCTACGAACCGCTCATTCGCATGGCGGGCTGTACACCGGTGTACATCGACACACGCGAGACCGGCTTCATCCTCACCGCCGACCAACTGTCGCGGGCCATCACACCGCGGACGCGGTGCGTGATTCTGCCCTACCCGTCGAATCCAACCGGCTGCGTCCTGTCAGCGGCACAGCTGGCGGAGCTCGCCGACGTGCTGCGGGGCCGGCCGCTGTTCGTGATCTCAGATGAGATTTACAGCGAACTGGTGTACGACGGCCCCCACCACTCCATCGCGGCACTGCCGGGCATGCGCGAGCAGACCATCGTCGTCAACGGGCTCTCGAAGTCACACGCGATGACCGGGTGGCGGATTGGTTTCACGTTCGCACCGCGCTGCATCACAGAGCAGATGTTGAAGGTGCACCAGTACAACGCGACCTGCGCGAGCAGCGTCAGCCAGGCCGCTGCGCTCGAAGCACTCACAGGCGGGATGGACGACGCGCTGCCGATGCGCGAGGTGTACCGGGAGCGCCGCGACTACGTGTGCAGCCGTCTGGAGAAAATGGGCCTCCCGCTGACCCGCCCGAGCGGCGCGTTCTACGTCTTTCCGTCCATCGCCCAGTTTGGCATCCCATCGTTTGAGTTCGCGGTGCAGTTGTTGGACAAAGGCCGGGTGGCTGTCGTTCCCGGGAGCGCGTTTTCCGACCTTGGTGAAGGGCACGTGCGCATCTCTTACGCGGTCTCGATGGAGACGCTCGCTGAGGGACTCAATCGGATGGAGCGGTTTGTGCAGTCGCTGTGACGGCGGCCGCCCCCGAACATCGGTGCCAACCCTCGACATGGGTGCCGCCGAAAATCAGTGGCTCCGATTACCCGTTGGTGGCCGCACCCTCGCCGCACTGCGACGCGATGTACGCGACCACCGTGCGGACCGCCACGTCAATCGCCGCTTCATTCGGGCTCATCTGCCCGTGATGCAGGCCGTAGGGCGTGTCCACCCCAAGCCAAAACATGAACCCCGGAATCTCACCGAGGAAGTACCCAAAGTCCTCACCGGTCATTGCCGGGCCGCACTCGACCAATTCGGCCGTACCCGCCGACTGCACGAATGCCATAAAGCGCCGCGTCAACGTCTCGTCGTTCCACACCTGCAAGTAATTGGCCCCATAGTCGATGTCTGCCTGACAGTCGAAGCCGGCCTCAATCCCGCGCACCAGCGCCTCCACCCGCGCCTTCACCGCCGCCATGGCAGGCTGAGACAGGGTGCGAATCGTCCCTTCCAGGCGCGCGCGCTCCGCAATGATGTTCTGCTTGGTGCCGCCTGTCAGCTTGCCGATGGTGACCACGGCGGAATCGAGCGGGTCGACATTGCGCGCGACGACGGTCTGCAGCTGCGTGATGAGGTGCGCTGCCGCGACCACCATGTCCCGCGTCCGGTGCGGATAGGCTGCATGACCGCCGCGGCCGACGAGATCGATAAACAACTCCGAGGTGTTCGCGAACAGCAGGCCTGGGCGGGTGGCGATGGTCCCCACCGGGTATTCGGGGGCCACATGCAGAGCCAGCATTTGATCCGGCCGCCACGCGTTGAACGCCTCGCTTTGCAGCATCGGCAGCGCACCGCCGGGGCCCTCCTCAGCCGGCTGAAACACAAACAGCAGGTCGTCCGCGGGCGGGTGATGTGCGAAGTGGGAGAGCACGCCGATCGCGATCGTCATGTGCACGTCGTGACCACAGGCGTGCATCCACCCTGGGTGCTGCGACGCATACGGCAGCCCCGTTTCCTCCTGCACGGGCAGGCCGTCGATGTCCGTGCGGTAGCCGATGCACCGCCGCGGCGCTACCCCCGTGCCGGTGACCCGGACAAGGATGCCCGTCTCCCAGGTGCGCACGGTCAAGTGGGACTGGGGCAAGGACGCGATGATGGAAAGCAGGGTGCGCTGCGTCTCAAACTCCGCGAACCCGCCTTCCGGGATGCGGTGCAGGGTGCGCCGAATGTCGACAAGGGCCTCGGTGTCCAGCATCAGAGCTGCCTCAGTTCCTGCTTAATCTCCACCTTCGCCTGGGTGCGGCTGTCGATGGTCTTAATAACGCGTGCCGGCACGCCCGCCACGACCGTGTTCGGGGGCACATCCTCGATGACAATCGCCCCCGCGGCGACGACCGAACCGGTGCCAATCCGCACGCCTTCCAGGAGCACCGCATTCGCGCCGACCAGCACGTTGTCCTCGACCACCACCGGCTTCGCCGATGGAGGCTCGACCACGCCGGCCACGACCGCACCCGCGCCGATGTGGCAGTTGCGGCCAATGATGCCGCGGCCGCCGATGACCGCATTCATGTCAATCATCGTGCCTTCACCAATCACCGCGCCAATGTTGATGGTGGCGCCCATCATAATGACCGCGTTGTTGCCAATCTCCACCTGGTCCCGGATGATGGCGCCCGGTTCAATGCGGGCGTGCAGGTTCTTGGTGTCCAGCAGCGGAATCGCTGAGTTGCGCCGGTCACTCTCAATCACCACATCGTCAATCTGCGCCGCGTACGTCTCCAGCAGCGGCTGCAGCACGCTCCATTCGCCGAATACCACGCCGACCGTGTCAGTCACAAAGGCGTGTACCTCAGGCCCAAACGGAATTTCCTTCAAGCGCCCCTTCAGGTACGCCTTCACCGGCGTTTTCTTTTCACTCGAGCGGATAAACTCGATGATTTGCTCCGCGTCCATCAACTCACCTCTTCTCGACTTTGCTCCAGTCTGCCAGGAATCGCTCGATGCCCTGGTCGGTCAGGGGGTGCTTAATCATCCGGTCCAGCACCGCGTACGGACAGGTCGCGATGTGCGCACCGGCTTTCGCTGCGTCTGTGACATGCATGGGGTGACGAATGCTCGCCGCGATGATTTCCGTGTCGATGCCATGGATATCAAAAATCGTCGCGATGTCGGCAATCAGCTCCACGCCGTTGAAGCTGATGTCGTCGAGGCGCCCAATAAAGGGGCTCACGAACGTTGCACCCGCGCGCGCCGCGAGCAGGGCCTGGTTCGCGCTGAACACCAGCGTCACGTTGGTGCGGATGCCGCGCTTGTGGAAGCGGTGCACCGCCTTTAAGCCTTCCGCCGTCATCGGCACCTTGATCACGATGTTCGGATGAATCTGCGCCAGAGGCAAACCTTCCTCGACCATGCCGTCGGCGTCCAGGCTGACGACTTCCGCACTGATGGGCCCGTCGACAATCTGGACAATCTCCTTCAACACTTCCTTGAAGTCGCGGCCTTCCTTGGCCACCAGGCTGGGGTTGGTGGTCACCCCGCTCAAAATCCCCATTTCCGCTGCGTTGCGAATCTCCGCCACATTGGCGGTGTCGATAAAGAGCTTCATTCTCCCTCATCTCCTTGTCTACGCTGGGTCTTGCGCGGCTTCACCCGTGCTGCGCCCCGATGCCCGGGGAATTCCGAGCATGCGGCGCGCTTCGTCGGGCGTCGCGATGGGCCGGTCCAGTTCGCGTGCAATCCGCACCACTCGCTCTACCAGCTGCGCGTTGCTGACCGCCAGTTCTCCCTTGCGATAGAAGATATTATCCTCAAAGCCCACCCGCACATGCCCGCCCAAGGTCACGGCGAGCGCCGCCATCGGCAGCTGGTGCCTGCCCACTCCCGCCACGCTCCAGGTTGCACCCGGGGGCAGCAGCTCGGTGAGATACAACACATTCTTCGGCGTCGCAGGCAATCCACCGGGGACACCGAGGACAAAGTCAAAGTGAAACGGCGGCTCCACCAGTTCCATGTCGGCGAGCTGAAGCGCGTTGGCAATCATCCCCGCGTCGAAAATCTCAAACTCGGGCCGTACGCCGTGAACTTTCAGCGCCTTCGCAAACGCCTTGAGCTCGCGGGGTCCGTTCCAAAACACGTCTTCTCCGAAGTTGACCGTCCCGCATGTCAAGGTTGCCATCTCTGGGCGCAGCGACACCGGCTGCAGGCGTTCCTCCGGTGTCATGCCCACCGCGCCGCCGGTCGACACCTGGATAATGATGTCGGTCGCTTCCCGAATGCGCGCAATGGTCTCTTGGAAGCGATCGCGGCTTTGCGTCGGGGTGCCGTCGTCGTTGCGAACGTGCAGGTGGCAAATGCTCGCGCCTGCTTCCCGGCATTCGCGGGCAGCTTGTGCGATTTCATCCGGTGTGATGGGCAGATTCGGCTGCGCTTCCCGGGTGACCTCCGCGCCCACCATGGCCGCTGTGATGATGAGCTTATCCACGCGCGCCACCGTCCACTGTGCCGCTGGCCGTGCGCCGCTGCCTGTCTTTTGGCACCACGCAGGTGCCGGTGGCATACGTCACGACGACCGGCGGGTCGAGGACGCGCGCGGCCGAGGGCACGTCGGGATGGATGTTGCTTTCGATGACCTTGCTGGCTGTGAATTCCATTTTGCGCGAGGTGTTGCCGACGTGTGTGATGCGCCCGCGCGCTTCAATGTAGTCACCCGCATACACAGGCGCGCGGAATTCCACGCAGTCATACGCCACAAACAGCCCTTCATCCCCGTCCAGCCGAATCAACAGCTCCGTCGCAATATCGCCGAACAGGGCCAGCATCCGCGCCCCGTCCACCAGCCGACCGCCATAATGTGCATCGTGCTCGCTCATGCGCAGTCGAATCACGCTCTCCACCGCTGCCGTCACTGCCGACCACCCGCCTTTCGAAGCTGCGCCAGTCCCTGCACCCTACATCAGGTGCGCGTTGACCGCCTGCCGCAGTTCGTCGATGTCAAAAGGCTTCGTGAAGTGGGCCAACGCGCCGAGTTCCATGGCCTCTCGAATCAGATTCAGTTCGCCATACGCCGTCATCATAATGACCTTCGTCTCGACTTCGAGCTTCCGAATCACCCGGAGGATTTCCAGCCCATCCATGCCGGGGATTTTCATGTCCAGCAAAATCAAATCAGGGTTTTCCTTCTGCACAATGTCGAGCGCGGTTGGTCCGTTGTTTGCCTGAAAGATTGTATACCCTTCGCGTTGCAGCACTTCCTGAAGGAGAACCCGAATGCCAAATTGGTCGTCAACGATCAAGATTTTTTTCGGCAATTCAAGCCTTCCTTTCAACCCTATGATTCACCCTGATGACGCAGCGCAGCGCGAATAAATTCGCGAAACAAAGGCTGCGCGCGATTGGGGCGCGAAGTGAACTCAGGATGAAACTGTACACCCACGTACCATGGATGCGCTGGCACCTCGATGATTTCGACCAGCCGGCCGTCCGGCGAAGTCCCGGAGATGCGAAGTCCCGCCGATTCCAGGATTTCACGGTAGCTGTTGTTAAACTCGTAGCGATGGCGGTGTCGTTCTGTCACCCACTCGTTGTCGTACGCGGCAGCCGCCAGCGTACCAGGGGCGAGCCGGCAGGCGTATGCGCCAAGCCGCATGGTTCCGCCCTTGTCTTCAATGTCCTTTTGCTCCGGCAGCAAGTCGATGACAGGGTGCGGTGTCCCCGCATCGATTTCACTGCTGTGTGCACCCCCTAGTCCCGCCACGTGACGCGCGTATTCAATGACGGCCACTTGCATGCCCAGGCAGATGCCAAAGTACGGAATGTGATGTTCGCGTGCATATCTGGCTGCGTAAATCTTACCATCAATGCCGCGATCACCGAAACCACCCGGCACAAGAATTCCGTCGGCATCGCCGAGCAGGTCCGCGACGTTGTCTGGGGTGACCTCCTCGGAGTGCACCCATTGGATGTCAATACTCGCGTCGTTCGCGAACCCGCCGTGCTGCAGCGCGGCAATCACGCTGGCATAGGCGTCCGGCAGCGCAACGTACTTGCCCACCACGGCAATCCGCGCGCGGTGATGCAGGTGCTTGATGCGGTCGACCATGCGCACCCATTCTGACAAATCCGGTTCAGGTGCCTGGATGCGCAGGTGCTGTAAAACAATGTCGTCCAGATGCTCTTCGTGCAGCAGCAGCGGGACTTCGTACAGCACGTCAGCATCGCGGCACTCAATCACACCTTCTACGTCGGTATCGCAAAACAGCGCGATTTTGCGCTTCACGTCCAGGGTGAGCGGAACTTGTGTGCGGCAAACGATGATGGAAGGAGAGATACCGATACTGCGCAGTTCCGCAACGCTGTGCTGGGTGGGCTTGGTCTTGACCTCCCCGGACGCCCCGAGGTAGGGCACCAGCGTCACGTGAATGAAGACCACGTTCTCGCGGCCGACGTCGCTGCGCATCTCGCGAATGGCTTCCAGAAACGGCAGGCTTTCGATGTCGCCGACGGTACCGCCAATTTCGGTGATCACGATGTCTGTCTCCGGCGTCGCGGCCTGCATGATGCGGTCCTTGATTTCGTTGGTGACATGGGGAATGACTTGCACCGTACCCCCCAGATAGTCACCCCGCCGTTCTTTCGTAATCACGGACCAATAGATTTTTCCGCTTGTGACGTTGTTGGCCGCCGTGAGGTTGTTGTCGATGAATCGTTCATAGTGTCCAAGGTCCAGGTCGGTTTCCGCGCCATCCTCGGTCACGAAGACCTCGCCGTGCTGATAGGGACTCATCGTACCCGGGTCAATGTTGATGTAAGGGTCAAACTTCTGGATGGTGACACGCAGTCCCCGGTTTTTCAACAACCGGCCCAGAGATGCGGCAGTGATTCCCTTTCCGAGACCGGACACCACGCCCCCTGTGACAAAGATGAATTTGGCCATGCTGCTCCCCCTCAAAAATTCACACACATCTTACCTTGCTTGTCCCATGTCAAAACACAACAATTCCGGCCCGATGTATACCACAATCTGCACCGCGCCGGTTCCAAGTCATCACTCGCTGTTTGTAATTCGAAAAGGGGTCAACGTTTCGTCTCTGTGCGACCCCTTCTCTTCCCAGGCACAAGGCTTTGATACAGTCAACGGTCCGTCATCGAGGCATGCTGTGCTGCGGCGTACCGGGATTCCCGGCAGAAGGGTGTCAACGGCGAGGCATCAATACGCGTCGTCTTCGTCCTCGTCCGCAGCCTCCTCTTCCAATTCCAGTTCGTCGTACTCAGCGGCTTCTTCGTCATCGGCGATTTCCGCTTCGTCCTCGAACACCTCTTCCTCTTCTTCGGCGTCCGCGTCCACCGTTTCGACCACGTCGACGTCTTCCTCGTCGGTCTCATCTGCAGCGAGGAACAGGTCTTCCTCTTCTTCATCGACGACCTCTGGATCTTCAAAATCCGCCTCGAGGTCTTCATCGTCGTCACTGAACGCGTCGCCGCT
Above is a genomic segment from Alicyclobacillus cycloheptanicus containing:
- the rpmE gene encoding 50S ribosomal protein L31, coding for MKAAIHPDYHKTTVTCACGETFETGSVKENLRVEICSKCHPFFTGKQKFVDTGGRVDRFNKKYGLKQAE
- a CDS encoding radical SAM protein → MNHDRLFPAARTGAWLTEVEAAEWIPLPEGATLAWLPGTRAIGVDPDTGEMVSLGEDAYAVGALLPQGFTRLLLPGYVKRRSDPPVTLPLFGYTAVGWVDGGFVVAAHATADPEPWNPARVRDDEIRAAVTNMLEAHPENRLFQHLSGCALEYGCLTAKNTFLGRFEGALPVSSTCNAGCVGCISEQPEDAPFPSPQTRLQFTPSVDEMVDVMLTHIRNNPQGVISFGQGCEGEPATRWPHIVQAIRRVREATSDGLININTNAGMTKGIQAMVDAGLDLMRVSTISALEAHYNAYYKPRGYTLQDVADSLKYARLHGVYTSINYLVFPGVTDREEEVEAMVEFLRETGVCLVQMRNLNIDPEYYLERIPAQQGELLGMAQVIEILKAECPGLEVGSYTLAPPHGWPRRAAVRQSQVETQL
- the rho gene encoding transcription termination factor Rho, whose product is MRLTDLYKYAKEFQIPYYGNMKKRELIFAILKAQAEKDGLMFAEGVLETMNEGYGFLRPVGYLPSAEDIYVAASQIRRFDLRTGDLVSGKVRAPKENERYFGLLHVEAVNGVSPEVAAERLHFPALTPLFPDKRMVLETTPERIATRIMDLFAPVGFGQRGLLVAPPKAGKTMLLKEIAHSVATNYPEADLFVLLIDERPEEVTDMQRSVRGEVIASTFDEVPENHIKVAELVLERALRLVEHKRDVVILLDSITRLARAYNLVVPPSGRTLSGGIDPAAFHRPKRFFGAARNVEEGGSLTILATALIDTGSRMDDVIYEEFKGTGNLELHLDRRLAEKRVFPSIDIRRSGTRREEALMKKDELEKVWAIRKSMGDNQDFTELFIRKFKHYKTNEEFLASLELHKESKERKA
- the glpX gene encoding class II fructose-bisphosphatase; its protein translation is MDRELALEIVRVTEAAALSCARWMGRGQKVEADEAATTAMRRMFDTVQMDGTVVIGEGEMDEAPMLYIGEKLGTGHAPQVDVAVDPLEGTNILAKGLWNAMAVVAVAPAGSLLHAPDMYMEKIAVGPEARGAVDLDAPIVDNLQAVAKALDKDVSDVVAVILDRPRHAHIIEQVRAAGARIKLISDGDVAAALNTAFPGTGVDILFGTGGAPEGVLAAAALKCLGGELQARLVPEDDAQRERCLAMGIRDVNKVLHMDDLVKGDDAIFAATGVTDGELLRGVRFLSKSRGTTHSIVMRAKTGTVRLIEATHDLSRKSIL
- a CDS encoding aminotransferase A, translating into MPDTTPRLSALLNPAVRSIQISGIRRLFNLLPQYPGSISLTIGQPDFPTPQHVKEAAKRAIDNDATTYTHNAGTLALRQAACAFIEHKYGLTYRAEDEVITTNGVSEAIDIALRTLLEPGCEVVLPGPVYPAYEPLIRMAGCTPVYIDTRETGFILTADQLSRAITPRTRCVILPYPSNPTGCVLSAAQLAELADVLRGRPLFVISDEIYSELVYDGPHHSIAALPGMREQTIVVNGLSKSHAMTGWRIGFTFAPRCITEQMLKVHQYNATCASSVSQAAALEALTGGMDDALPMREVYRERRDYVCSRLEKMGLPLTRPSGAFYVFPSIAQFGIPSFEFAVQLLDKGRVAVVPGSAFSDLGEGHVRISYAVSMETLAEGLNRMERFVQSL
- a CDS encoding N-acetyldiaminopimelate deacetylase; this translates as MLDTEALVDIRRTLHRIPEGGFAEFETQRTLLSIIASLPQSHLTVRTWETGILVRVTGTGVAPRRCIGYRTDIDGLPVQEETGLPYASQHPGWMHACGHDVHMTIAIGVLSHFAHHPPADDLLFVFQPAEEGPGGALPMLQSEAFNAWRPDQMLALHVAPEYPVGTIATRPGLLFANTSELFIDLVGRGGHAAYPHRTRDMVVAAAHLITQLQTVVARNVDPLDSAVVTIGKLTGGTKQNIIAERARLEGTIRTLSQPAMAAVKARVEALVRGIEAGFDCQADIDYGANYLQVWNDETLTRRFMAFVQSAGTAELVECGPAMTGEDFGYFLGEIPGFMFWLGVDTPYGLHHGQMSPNEAAIDVAVRTVVAYIASQCGEGAATNG
- the dapD gene encoding 2,3,4,5-tetrahydropyridine-2,6-dicarboxylate N-acetyltransferase, which produces MDAEQIIEFIRSSEKKTPVKAYLKGRLKEIPFGPEVHAFVTDTVGVVFGEWSVLQPLLETYAAQIDDVVIESDRRNSAIPLLDTKNLHARIEPGAIIRDQVEIGNNAVIMMGATINIGAVIGEGTMIDMNAVIGGRGIIGRNCHIGAGAVVAGVVEPPSAKPVVVEDNVLVGANAVLLEGVRIGTGSVVAAGAIVIEDVPPNTVVAGVPARVIKTIDSRTQAKVEIKQELRQL
- the fsa gene encoding fructose-6-phosphate aldolase produces the protein MKLFIDTANVAEIRNAAEMGILSGVTTNPSLVAKEGRDFKEVLKEIVQIVDGPISAEVVSLDADGMVEEGLPLAQIHPNIVIKVPMTAEGLKAVHRFHKRGIRTNVTLVFSANQALLAARAGATFVSPFIGRLDDISFNGVELIADIATIFDIHGIDTEIIAASIRHPMHVTDAAKAGAHIATCPYAVLDRMIKHPLTDQGIERFLADWSKVEKR